The following proteins are co-located in the Dietzia timorensis genome:
- a CDS encoding NAD(P)-dependent oxidoreductase, with protein MAIVNRLRILVIGATGMAGSAISNEALARGHSVIGASRSRPESDRLESMAHHVLLDAREPSTIVGALKGIDVIVLAGRPTSGNEMDIVPMTHNVLQAAASLQLRVVVVGGAGALKVPGDPESRLVENDEFVPLEWKSVARASLAQLAVCYSFPDGNWVYLSPSAQFEPGQGSNAVVRGGDELLVSSSGVSRITSADLAIVACDEIDKPTGLRHVTAMSDAPA; from the coding sequence ATGGCAATCGTGAACCGACTTCGCATACTCGTCATAGGCGCAACCGGAATGGCAGGTAGCGCCATATCGAACGAGGCACTCGCCCGAGGGCACTCGGTCATCGGTGCGTCGCGATCCCGACCAGAGTCGGACAGGCTCGAATCGATGGCGCACCACGTGTTGCTCGACGCTCGTGAGCCGTCGACGATTGTGGGGGCGCTGAAGGGGATCGACGTCATCGTGCTTGCCGGCCGTCCCACTTCCGGAAACGAGATGGATATCGTGCCCATGACGCACAACGTTCTGCAAGCAGCCGCGTCGTTGCAGCTCCGAGTAGTCGTCGTGGGTGGCGCTGGCGCGTTAAAGGTCCCCGGTGATCCCGAGTCACGTCTGGTTGAGAACGACGAGTTCGTGCCTTTGGAATGGAAATCAGTCGCGCGAGCGAGCCTCGCTCAACTGGCGGTTTGTTATTCATTCCCGGACGGGAACTGGGTCTATCTCAGTCCGTCAGCACAGTTCGAGCCGGGGCAAGGATCGAATGCCGTCGTCCGCGGGGGCGACGAGCTTCTCGTGTCCTCGAGCGGCGTTTCGCGGATCACCTCTGCAGACCTCGCGATCGTTGCCTGTGACGAAATCGACAAGCCGACAGGACTTCGTCACGTCACCGCAATGAGTGACGCCCCCGCCTAG